A region of the Microbacterium sp. SL75 genome:
CGAGAAGTCTCCCGAGATGACGGCGGCGACGGCGAGACCCCACAGGCCCCAGACGCCGGCCGAGCGTTTCAGCGTGCGTTTTTCGAAGTACGAGGCATCGGTGGCCGTATAGGTGGCTCCGGCGACCTTTTTGCGGGAGTTGCTCGACGTGGACATGGGGCCTCCAGATGGATGCGGACAGGCTTCGGGGTCGCCTTGCCCGAAATCATGGCCTTCTATTGGTCGACCTGTCTACCTTTGACGTGTAAGTTCCTCGTTACGTCCTTCGCACGAGGAGACGTCGACACCGCGAGAGGGAGACCATGGCGGGCAATCTCAGCAGCGAAGAATTGGATGCCGCGATCCAGGCGGGCGAGATCGACACCGTCGTCGTGGCCTTCCCCGACGCCCAGGGCCGGCTCGTCGGCAAGCGCGTCGCGGCGCGCTTCTGGCGCGACGAGGTGCGGGGCCACGGCGCGGAGGCGTGCAACTACCTGCTCTCGGTCGATGTCGACCTGAACACCGTCGACGGGTACGCGATGTCGAGCTGGGAGAAGGGCTACGGCGACATGCTGCTCGTCCCCGACCTCGAGACCCTCCGGACGATCCCTTGGCAGCCCGGAACCGCGCTCGTCTTCGCCGACCTCGCGTGGGCAGATCGCGCGCATGTGGCGCAGTCGCCCCGTGGCATCCTGAACGCCCAGCGTGCTCGTCTCGCCGAGCGTGGACTCACCGCTTACGCCGGGACGGAGTTGGAGTTCATCGTCTTCGACGACTCGTTCCGCGACGCCTGGGCGAAGGGCTACACGGGACTGACCCCCTCCACCGACTACAACGTCGACTACAACCTGCTCGCCACGACGCGGCTCGAGCCCCTGCTGCGCGACATCCGTCTCGGCATGGACGGCGCGGGCATGTACTGCGAGGGCGTGAAGGGCGAGTGCAACTTCGGCCAGCAGGAGATCGCGTTTCGCTACGCCGAGGCGCTCGAGACCGCCGACAACCACACCCTGTACAAGAACGGCGCGAAAGAGATCGCCGACCGACACGGCAAGTCGCTGACCTTCATGGCCAAGTTCAACGAGCGCGAGGGCAATAGCTGCCACATCCACCTCTCCGTGCGCGGCGATGACGGTGCGGCGGTGATGGCCGGCGACGGGGAGCACGGGTTCAGCCCCCTGATGGGGCACTGGATCGCCGGCATCCTGAGCACTCTCCGCGAGTTCACGCTGCTGTACGCCCCCACGATCAACTCCTACAAGCGCTACGCCAAGGGTTCCTTCGCTCCGACCGGGGTGGCGTGGGGCGTCGACAACCGCACGTGCGCCCTGCGCGTGGTGGGCCACGGGTCGTCGCTGCGCGTCGAGAACCGCGTGCCCGGGGGAGACGTGAACCCGTACCTGGCGATCTCGGCGATCATCGCGGGAGGCCTGCACGGCATCGAGAACGAGCTCGAACTCCCCGACCCCCTCACCGGCAACGCCTACACGGCCGGCGTCGACACCCTGCCGACGACGCTCCGCGAGGCAGCCCGTCTCTTCTCGGAGTCCACGATCGCCCGCGCGGCCTTCGGCGACGAGGTCGTCGAGCACTATCTGAACCAGGCGCGTATCGAGGTCGAGGCCTACGACGCCGCCGTGACGGACTGGGAGCGGGTGCGTGGTTTCGAGCGTCTCTGATCCGACCCGTACGCCCGTGGTCGGACTCACGACCTACCTCGAGCGCGCGAAACAGGGCGTGTGGGACGTCCGTGCGTCGTTCCTCCCGCAGCAGTACTTCGATGCCGTGACGGGCTCGGGCGCCACCGCCGTGCTGTTGCCGCCCCAACCGCGACCCGAGCAGGCCGCGGCGACGGTGCTCGACGGGCTCGACGGGCTGATCCTCACGGGCGGCCTCGACGTGCAGCCCGAGCTGTACGGGGCGGAGCGTCACCCGCTCACCGACCCCGCTCGTGCCGACCGGGACGCGTGGGAGATCGCGCTGCTCGCGGGGGCACGAGAGCGCGGCATCCCCGTCTTCGGGATCTGCCGCGGTCTGCAGCTCATCAATGTCGCGATGGGCGGCACCCTGCACCAGCATCTGCCCGAAGCGCTCGGCACAGAGAGGTACCGGATCGGCGGGGGCGTGTTCGCCGAGAACACCGTGGAGGTGGATGCCGAGACCCGGCTTGCCGGTCTCGTCGGAGCCGGCCCCCTCACCGTCCACAGCTACCACCACCAGGGCGTCGACCGGGTCGGCGACGGGCTTCGCGTGACCGCTCGCACCGACGACGGTCTCGTGCAAGCCGTCGAGACCGAGGGCGACGACTACCTCGTCGCCGTGCAGTGGCATCCCGAGGAGAACGCCGAGGACCGGCGGCTGTTCCTCGGTCTCGTCGCCGCGGCGGCGGCCCACCGTGCGTCCCGAGCAGAGGCCGAACCGGCCGTGCCCGCATCGTCCGCCTCCGCCCCCACCTCCTCCGCGCACCAGGGAGTCCCCGCATGAGCACCTTCACCGTCATCGACCCCTCGACCGGGTCGCCCATCACCACGCTCGAACGCGCAGAGATCGACGAGGTGGATGCCGCGGTCGCGGCCGCCGTGCGAGCCCAGGGCACGTGGGCAGCCCTCGCTCCCGTCGCCCGTGCCGACGCGCTGAGGGCCTTCGCACGGGTCGTCGAGGCGCACGTCGAGGAGCTCGCGGCGCTCGAGGTGAAGAACTCGGGCCACCCGATCGGCTCGGCCCGCTGGGAGGCGCAGCACGTCGCGCAGGTGCTCAACTACTACGCCGGGGCGCCGGAACGCCTGATCGGCTCGCAGATCCCGGTCGCCGGCGGACTCGATGTGACCTACCACGAGCCCTACGGCGTGGTCGGGATCATCGTGCCGTGGAACTTCCCCATGACGATCGCGGCGTGGGGCTTCGCCCCGGCGCTCGCCGCGGGCAACGCCGTCGTGCTCAAGCCCGCCGAGCTGACCCCGCTCACCGCTATCCGCCTGGGCGAACTCGCTCTCGAAGCCGGACTGCCGGAAGGACTGTTCCAGGTGATCGTCGGCTCGGGCTCGGTCGTGGGCCAACGCTTCGTCTCGCACCCCGACGTGCACAAGGTCGTCTTCACCGGCTCTACCGAGGTCGGCACCGAGGTCGCCGCGGGCTGCGCGCGGATGCTCAAGCCCGTGACTCTCGAGCTCGGTGGCAAGAGCGCGAACATCGTCTTCGCCGACGCCGACCTGGAGAAGGCCGCCGCGGGCGTCCCCGGATCGGTGTTCGACAACGCCGGGCAGGATTGCTGCGCGCGCAGCCGTCTGCTCGTGGAGCGCCGCGTCTTCGACCGCTTCCTCGAGATGCTCGAACCCGCCGTCGCGGCCTGGAGGGTCGGCGACCCCACGAGCGAAGACACCCAGATGGGGCCGCTCATCTCGGCATCCCACCGCTCCACCGTGCAGGGCTTCCTCGACGGGGCCGATGTCGCCTTCCGTGGTGCGGCCCCCGAGGGCGAGGGCTTCTGGTTCGCGCCGGCCGTCGTGCTCGCGCAGCCCGGCGACCGCATCGCGCGCGACGAAGTCTTCGGACCCGTGCTGGCCGTGCTGCCCTTCGACGACGAAGCGGATGCCATCCGTCTCGCCAACGACACCGCCTACGGTCTCGCGGGCTCGATCTGGACCGAGAGCCTGGGGCGCGGCATCCGGGTCTCGCGCGGCGTGCGCAGCGGCGTGCTCTCGGTGAACTCGCACTCGTCGGTGCGGTACGCCACTCCCTTCGGCGGCATGAAGGCCTCGGGCCTCGGTCGCGAGCTCGGACCGGATGCCGCCGAGCACTTCACCGAGGTGAAGAACGTGTTCTACGCCACCGACTGACGACCTCCATGCCCCTCTCTCTCACGTGACGTCCCACTTCGTGCTGTCGAGGCCGCCCTCGGGCGGCCGCACGTGGGACGCGGTACTGCTCGAAAGGAACCACCACCCATGACCATCGACCTCACCCAGCGTCTGCGCGACCGCGTCGCCATCGTCACCGGAGGGGCCAGCGGGATCGGCCTCGCCACCGCTCGCCGCTTCGCCGCCGAGGGGGCCCGCGTTGTGATCGCCGATCTCGACGAGACCACCGGCACGGCCGCCGCCACCGAGGTGGGCGGTGTCTTCCGGCAGGTGAACGTCGCTGACGAAGCATCGGTGAACGCCCTCTTCGACGGCGTGGCCGCTGATCTCGGCAGCGTCGACATCGCCTTCAACAACGCCGGCATCTCGCCCGCCGACGACGACTCGATCGAGACGACCGAGCTGCCCGCGTGGGACCGGGTGCAAGACGTCAACCTCAAGAGCGTGTACCTCTGCTCGCGGGCGGCGCTGCGGCACATGGTGCCCGCGGGCAGGGGTTCGATCATCAACACGGCGTCGTTCGTGGCGCTGCTGGGGTCGGCCACCTCGCAGATCTCGTACACGGCGTCGAAGGGCGGCGTGCTCGCGATGACCCGCGAACTCGGCGTGCAGTTCGCGCGTCAGGGTATCCGCGTGAACGCCCTCTGCCCCGGACCGGTGAACACCCCCCTGCTCCAGGAGCTGTTCGCGAAAGACCCCGAGCGTGCGCAGCGTCGACTCGTGCACGTGCCGATGGGCCGCTTCGCAGAGCCGGAGGAGATGGCCGCGAGCGTGGCGTTCCTGGCATCCGATGACGCGTCCTTCATCACCGCGACGGCGTTCGTGGTCGACGGGGGTATCACCAACGCCTACGTCACGCCCCTGTGACCCGGTGACGTGACAGGCTGAGAGTGTGACAGACGCGCCGCTCGACGACCTGCGCCGGGCCGTGTACCGCCCCGTGCGCAGCGGCAACGCGCTCGAGGACACCACCGCGCGCATCGTGCAGACCGTGCGGCTCGGGCTCGTCGCACCGGGGGAGTCGCTTCCCGCGGAGCGCGAACTCGCCGCACTGTACGGGGTGAGCCGCGACACGGTGCGGGAGGCTCTGAAAGAGTTGTCGGACGCCGGTTGGCTCGAGACGCGACGGGGTCGCTACGGCGGTACCTTCGTCGTCGACCCCGTGCCCCGGCCCTCGCAGCCGGCGGTCGTGTCGGCCGCCGAGCTCTCCGACGTCATCGCGCTGCGGGGCGTCCTCGAACCCGGGGCGGCGTGGGCGGCGGCCGCACGGTCGCTGTCGGCGGAGGAGCGGGATGTGCTGTGGGCGCGGCACGAAGCGGCCGCGCTCGCCGAGGGGGAGGACTACCGCCGGCTCGACACGCTCCTGCACCTGACGATCGCGGAGTTCGCCGGCATCCCGTCTCTCGTTCCCCTCGTCGCCGACAACCGCGCGCGCGTGAACGCCTGGCTCGACACGTTTCCCCTGCTGCCGCGCAACATCGAGCACTCCACCTCGCAGCACGCCGCGGTGGTGTCGGCGATCCTCGCCGGGAGGCCGGATGCCGCCCACGCGGCCATGCGCGATCATCTCGCGGGATCCGAGGCGCTGCTGCGGGGGTTCTTGGCGTAGGGCTCTCGCGGGGTGCGGTGCGGGGGTGCAGATCGCGGGGCGCAGCGCGCGCCGCGGGTGGAAGGTCGCCCGGCGGGGCGCGAGATCGCGAGGCGGGGCGGCGGTACCGAGCGGCGAAGATTCCGCGGGCGCACGATGCGGCGCGGGCGTTCAATCCTCCGGTCGGGGATTCTCCCGTCGTCAGGCGTCGCGCGGGCGTGCGCGGCGCCGCGCGGATAGGCTCGGAGGATGGCAGCGGGCAAGAAGCGCAAGGGGAAGAAGCTCGACGTGGACTTCAAGAACACCGCGCTCACCGATGCCCTGCAGACCCAGGACATGGCGGCGATCGCCTTCGCCCTGCGTCACGGACCGACGGTCGTGCCGCTGATGACCCCGGGCGACGCCGACAACCCGCTCAGCGTCGGCGAGGTGTGGACCTACCGCGATCCGAACACGGGGCAGCTCGCGCTGCTGCTCTTCAGTGATGCGGCGCACAAGCCCGAGAGCCTGCCTCCCCACGTGGCTCTGCAGTCGCCGCAGTGGCTGCGGACGTTCCTCGGAACGCATCAGGATGCCATCACCACGGTGTTCATCGACATCGCGGGGCCCCACCCGATCCAGGCGTCGCCGGCCGACCTGATCGCCGCTCTCGACGCCTGAGACGCCCCCACGCGCGGGCTCGCACTGCCCACGCCGCGGGGGAGGTCTGGTCTGTCGTCGAGTGTCCAAAACACCCGGAGTGTTTCGAATTTCGTCCGGGTGTTTTGGACACTCGAACGACGGATGGGGCGCTGGCGCGGGGCGAAACGGCCCGGGGTGAGGGGCGCAACTCGCGCGGGTGAAGAACGCGTGCAAGACTCGAAGCCATGGAGTACCTGATCGCCGGTGCCGTGTGCGCCGCCGGACTTGTCATCCCCGCGGTCCTGGGAATGACCTCGCCGCACCGCCGCCGTCGCTCCGCACCTCCCGGTCGCTGATCACGCAGCCTCTGCGCGAATGCGACCCGTGTGCCGTGTGCGTATGGGATGCGCCGGGGCGATCGACGCTCGCTGAACGCGCCGGGTACGTCGATCACGCCGGTCGTTCCATCGCGACCGGGACGACAGGGTGCAGCAACCCGATCGGTCAGGCCGACGTTGCCCCGCGTCAGAACCCCGGCACTCGATCGTGCAGGCCGACGCTGCCCCGCGTCAGAACCCTGGTTCGCTGTCGTCGCGCGGTGCCCCGCGCACCTGCAGCTCGTTGAGGGCTTGAGCGAGCTTGCGGGATGAGGAGTCGAGCACCGTGTGGTACCCGAGGCGCTTTGCTTCGGATGCGCGCTGCGCGGCCTGCGTGACGTTGCGGATCTCGCCGGTGAGGGTGAGCTCGCCGATTGCGGCGAGGCGTTTCGAGACCTTGCGGTTCTTAACGGCGTTGGCCACGGCGATCGCGATCGCGAGGTCGGCGGCCGGTTCGACCAGGCGCACTCCGCCGACGGTGGAGACGTAGACATCGCGGTCGGAGAGCGTCAGACCCATGCGGCTCTCGAGGACCGCGAGCACCATGGCGACCCGCGAAGAATCGACGCCGTTGACGATACGCCGAGGGTTCGGGGCGGTCTGCCGCACGGCGAGTGCCTGGATCTCGACGGGGAGAGCGCGACGGCCCTCCATCGCGATGGTGACGCACGTGCCGGGCTCGGGCTCGCCGTGGCCGAGGAACAGCGCGCTGGGGTCGGCGACCTCGGCGATGCCGGTGCCGGTCATATCGAAGCAGCCGACCTCGTCGGTCGGGCCGAAGCGGTTCTTGAGGGCCCGCACGAAGCGGAGCGAGGTCTGCCGGTCGCCCTCGAAGTGGCAGACGACGTCGACCAGGTGTTCGAGGATTCGCGGACCCGCGATCGAGCCGTCCTTGGTCACGTGTCCGACGAGGATCACGGGCAGCCCTCGCTCCTTCGCGACGCGAATGAGAGCGGATGCCACCTCTCGCACCTGCGCCGGCTGGCCCGCCGCGCCGTCGCTGTGTGCCGACGACACCGTCTGCACGGAGTCGACGATGAGCAGCCCCGGCTCGACCTGGTCGATGTGGCCGAGGATCGTGGCGAGGTCGGTCTCGGCCGCGAGGAAGAGCTCGTCATGCAGGGCGCCGGTGCGCTCGGCGCGAAGGCGCACCTGCGCCGCGGACTCCTCACCGCTGGCGTAGAGCACGCGTCGGCCCGCGCGTGCGCTCTGAGCGGCGACCTCGAGGAGCAGGGTGGACTTGCCGACGCCGGGCTCGCCGCTCAGCAGGATCGCGGCACCGGGCACGATGCCGCCGCCCAGCACGCGGTCGAACTCGCCCACTCCGCTCGTGCGGCGCGGGGCGTCCTGCGTGTCGATCTCGGTGATGCGGCGGGCAGCGCGGGCGGCCCCGGGCGCGACGGGCACGATCGATCGAACGATTCCGGTCTGCTCGGCGGCCTCGACCACCGTGCCCCACGACTGGCACTCGCCGCAGCGGCCGACCCACTTCAGCGTCGTCCACCCGCACTCGGTGCACCGGTACGGGGCGGGGGCTGCAGCGGGACGTCGGGATGCCATGTGCTCAGGCTACGTGGGAGCTCCGACATCGCCGCGTCGGGGTCCCGGCGTCCGGGATCTGCTCAGTCGCGGAGCGACTCCGTGACCGTCGTCAGCGCGTCGGCGGAGCGGCGCAGCAGCGTCAGCTCGGCGTCGGAGAACGGGGTGCCCGTCAGGGGCACGGCGCCGCGGGCAGACACGATCGAGGGGACCGACAGCGCCATGCCGTCGATGCCACGGAAGTCCTGCAGCACCGTGCTGACCGGCAGGACCGCGTGCTCATCGCGCAGGATCGCCTCGACGATCCGGGCGCTCGACAGGCCGATGGCGTAGTTCGTCGCGCCCTTGCCCCTGATGACCTTGTAGGCGGCGTCGCGCACGTCGACGGCGATGGCATCCAACTGCTCGCGATCGAAACGCGTGCCGTCGGGAAGCTCGAACTCGGTGATCGGCACCGAACCGATCGTGGCGGTCGACCACAGGGGGAACTCGGTGTCGCCGTGCTCGCCGACGATCCAGGCGTGCACGCTCGAGGTCGCGACGCCGGCGCGCTGAGCCAGTTTCCAGCGCAGGCGCGAGGTGTCGAGCACGGTGCCCGAGGCGAAGATGCGCCGGCTGGGGAGGCCGGTCGCCTCTTGCGCCAGGACCGTCAGCACGTCGCACGGGTTCGTCACGATCACGTAGATCGCGTTCGGCGCGACCTCGAGGAGCTTGGGCATCATGTCGCGGACGATCGCGGCGTTCGTCGCTGCGAGCTCGGTGCGGGTCTGGCCCGGGTTCTGCTTCGCACCCGCGGTGACGACGACCACGTGGGAGCCCTCGGCGACCGACACGTCGCTGCCGCCCGTGATGTCGCTCGAGCCGGTGAACTGCGTGCCGTGGGCGAGGTCGAGCACCTCGGCCTCGACCTTCTCGGCCGCGATGTCGTAGAGCGCGACGTGCCGCGCCGACCCGCGGATGAGGGCGGCGTACGCGACGCTCGCGCCCACGCTTCCTGCTCCTACGACCGTCAGCTTCGAGTTCTCGATCACGCTCATGGCTCGATCCTGGCAGCGGGGGACGGCGGCCTCCACCGCGGTCGTTCGACGGTGGATGAACGGATGCGTGGGGTCGCGATACGTGCGGAGGGGGTGGGCGTAACTCCTGAGTTCTCGGGTGGTGCGGCGCGGTGCGCGCCGCGCCGGGACCCGGAGGTTCCGGGGTCCGTAGGCCCCCGCGGGGTCGGGTCCCTCGCCTGCGGGGTCAGTTCTCAGGAGTTCGGCACGCGTCGACCGGAAGCCGCGGTGACTGGTGTCGGCCGCCGATTCGCGGCATCCGGTCTTCTGTCGTAAGCTATTCGGCGGTGACGTGTCCGAGCGGCCGAAGGTGCAACACTCGAAATGTTGTGTAGGTTCACCCCTACCGTGGGTTCAAATCCCACCGTCACCGCCACTACGAAGGCCCCGAGTCTCCCGGAAACGCAGGGATTCGGGGCTTTTGTTTTGCACTGTCGACCATCAGCGGTAACGCTGCGGTAACTGGATCGCGAAGACCGCCCACCGGGGTTGGGGCCACTGTCCTGTTGGTCGCCGGTGGAAAGTTCAGACCAGCCGCAGTGGCGGTGGGGTGGCCACTCGCGCGCACCGGGCCAACTCAGCCCTAGCTAGCCTGTGGCCATGTCCTCGGCACGAATTCCTCCGCCGCGTGAATCAGGGATGTCCCCCCCCGGCCTCGCCCGCACTGCCGGTGTGGCCGGCGGGTACTCATTCCTGAAGGTTGTCGCCGAAGGCGCCATCGTCCGCGAACTGCAGCGCCTCGCCGAAGAGTTCAATGGGGGAGAAGCCTTCCCACCCAACACGGAGAAGTTCCGCGCCGATCGTCCATCGGCAGCTGGCGGTACGCGATACTTGTTCGAGGCGTCACGGGGAATGAGCGCTGAGGTGGGCCGTCGGCCAGGAGCCTCTCACTGGGAACCTGCGCGCCCCGGCACTGTGCTCGTTCAGCTCGCCGGCGTCATCGCCGTGGGGGAGCACCCGCCCGGCTTCGAGGAGTATCCCACGCAGGAAGTGCGCGAGCTGTATGTCAGCTGTTGGATCGCACAAGGCTTCACCGCCGCGCTCGAGGTGCAGTCGTTGGTCACCGCGGGCATCCACGACGCGGTCATCGCCGCTGACGCGGTCCAGGCCGGAACGTCAGGAGGGGACCGATCATCACACCGAGGAACGCCGCGTAGACCAGACCCGTCACGAAACCGACGGTGACGGCCGTCGGCCAGGAGAACCCGACACGCGGAACGAGCCACCACGCGATCGCCGCTCCGATCGTCGCGGCCGAGAGCTGCATCAGCGGCCACATCGCAGCAGCGTCCGGGGCGCCGATGTAGGCGACGGCGAGGATGCCGCACCCCAGCGCGGCGACGGCGGCGGGGCCGACCGCGGAAAAGCGGGTCCGTGCTGGCGCCGATACGTCGAGGGCCGCGAGCGGGGGCACGGCCACCAGGGCGAGGATGGTGATGCCGTGGGCCATGGCCATCGTGCCGTCGAGGGCGCCCGGCGACCACGACTGGCCACTTAAGGCGTACACCGCCCCGAGAACCCCTCCCAGGGCGGCCACGACGGCGAGCGGACGGGGCGCCCGGCGTCCACGCGCGCGCCCGGGGGTCGGTGACGAGCGTGAGGGGCGGTGGCGACGACGGCGCCACGGAGCGCCCCTTCATCGCGAGGACGGTCGCGGCCAGCGCACCGGCACCGGTCGTCACCGGACTGAGGGTGGCGAGGCTGATCAGCGGAGCGAGCATCGCTTCTCCCATTCCGCCGATGACGACGCGTCCGATGAGCGGCAGCCGGGCGCGGCGGAGGATCGGCTCAACGATCACCGCGATGCTCACTCCG
Encoded here:
- a CDS encoding glutamine synthetase family protein; translation: MAGNLSSEELDAAIQAGEIDTVVVAFPDAQGRLVGKRVAARFWRDEVRGHGAEACNYLLSVDVDLNTVDGYAMSSWEKGYGDMLLVPDLETLRTIPWQPGTALVFADLAWADRAHVAQSPRGILNAQRARLAERGLTAYAGTELEFIVFDDSFRDAWAKGYTGLTPSTDYNVDYNLLATTRLEPLLRDIRLGMDGAGMYCEGVKGECNFGQQEIAFRYAEALETADNHTLYKNGAKEIADRHGKSLTFMAKFNEREGNSCHIHLSVRGDDGAAVMAGDGEHGFSPLMGHWIAGILSTLREFTLLYAPTINSYKRYAKGSFAPTGVAWGVDNRTCALRVVGHGSSLRVENRVPGGDVNPYLAISAIIAGGLHGIENELELPDPLTGNAYTAGVDTLPTTLREAARLFSESTIARAAFGDEVVEHYLNQARIEVEAYDAAVTDWERVRGFERL
- a CDS encoding gamma-glutamyl-gamma-aminobutyrate hydrolase family protein — translated: MVSSVSDPTRTPVVGLTTYLERAKQGVWDVRASFLPQQYFDAVTGSGATAVLLPPQPRPEQAAATVLDGLDGLILTGGLDVQPELYGAERHPLTDPARADRDAWEIALLAGARERGIPVFGICRGLQLINVAMGGTLHQHLPEALGTERYRIGGGVFAENTVEVDAETRLAGLVGAGPLTVHSYHHQGVDRVGDGLRVTARTDDGLVQAVETEGDDYLVAVQWHPEENAEDRRLFLGLVAAAAAHRASRAEAEPAVPASSASAPTSSAHQGVPA
- a CDS encoding aldehyde dehydrogenase family protein encodes the protein MSTFTVIDPSTGSPITTLERAEIDEVDAAVAAAVRAQGTWAALAPVARADALRAFARVVEAHVEELAALEVKNSGHPIGSARWEAQHVAQVLNYYAGAPERLIGSQIPVAGGLDVTYHEPYGVVGIIVPWNFPMTIAAWGFAPALAAGNAVVLKPAELTPLTAIRLGELALEAGLPEGLFQVIVGSGSVVGQRFVSHPDVHKVVFTGSTEVGTEVAAGCARMLKPVTLELGGKSANIVFADADLEKAAAGVPGSVFDNAGQDCCARSRLLVERRVFDRFLEMLEPAVAAWRVGDPTSEDTQMGPLISASHRSTVQGFLDGADVAFRGAAPEGEGFWFAPAVVLAQPGDRIARDEVFGPVLAVLPFDDEADAIRLANDTAYGLAGSIWTESLGRGIRVSRGVRSGVLSVNSHSSVRYATPFGGMKASGLGRELGPDAAEHFTEVKNVFYATD
- a CDS encoding 3-oxoacyl-ACP reductase, encoding MTIDLTQRLRDRVAIVTGGASGIGLATARRFAAEGARVVIADLDETTGTAAATEVGGVFRQVNVADEASVNALFDGVAADLGSVDIAFNNAGISPADDDSIETTELPAWDRVQDVNLKSVYLCSRAALRHMVPAGRGSIINTASFVALLGSATSQISYTASKGGVLAMTRELGVQFARQGIRVNALCPGPVNTPLLQELFAKDPERAQRRLVHVPMGRFAEPEEMAASVAFLASDDASFITATAFVVDGGITNAYVTPL
- a CDS encoding FadR/GntR family transcriptional regulator, which encodes MTDAPLDDLRRAVYRPVRSGNALEDTTARIVQTVRLGLVAPGESLPAERELAALYGVSRDTVREALKELSDAGWLETRRGRYGGTFVVDPVPRPSQPAVVSAAELSDVIALRGVLEPGAAWAAAARSLSAEERDVLWARHEAAALAEGEDYRRLDTLLHLTIAEFAGIPSLVPLVADNRARVNAWLDTFPLLPRNIEHSTSQHAAVVSAILAGRPDAAHAAMRDHLAGSEALLRGFLA
- a CDS encoding dehydrogenase, whose product is MAAGKKRKGKKLDVDFKNTALTDALQTQDMAAIAFALRHGPTVVPLMTPGDADNPLSVGEVWTYRDPNTGQLALLLFSDAAHKPESLPPHVALQSPQWLRTFLGTHQDAITTVFIDIAGPHPIQASPADLIAALDA
- the radA gene encoding DNA repair protein RadA, whose translation is MASRRPAAAPAPYRCTECGWTTLKWVGRCGECQSWGTVVEAAEQTGIVRSIVPVAPGAARAARRITEIDTQDAPRRTSGVGEFDRVLGGGIVPGAAILLSGEPGVGKSTLLLEVAAQSARAGRRVLYASGEESAAQVRLRAERTGALHDELFLAAETDLATILGHIDQVEPGLLIVDSVQTVSSAHSDGAAGQPAQVREVASALIRVAKERGLPVILVGHVTKDGSIAGPRILEHLVDVVCHFEGDRQTSLRFVRALKNRFGPTDEVGCFDMTGTGIAEVADPSALFLGHGEPEPGTCVTIAMEGRRALPVEIQALAVRQTAPNPRRIVNGVDSSRVAMVLAVLESRMGLTLSDRDVYVSTVGGVRLVEPAADLAIAIAVANAVKNRKVSKRLAAIGELTLTGEIRNVTQAAQRASEAKRLGYHTVLDSSSRKLAQALNELQVRGAPRDDSEPGF
- a CDS encoding L-lactate dehydrogenase encodes the protein MSVIENSKLTVVGAGSVGASVAYAALIRGSARHVALYDIAAEKVEAEVLDLAHGTQFTGSSDITGGSDVSVAEGSHVVVVTAGAKQNPGQTRTELAATNAAIVRDMMPKLLEVAPNAIYVIVTNPCDVLTVLAQEATGLPSRRIFASGTVLDTSRLRWKLAQRAGVATSSVHAWIVGEHGDTEFPLWSTATIGSVPITEFELPDGTRFDREQLDAIAVDVRDAAYKVIRGKGATNYAIGLSSARIVEAILRDEHAVLPVSTVLQDFRGIDGMALSVPSIVSARGAVPLTGTPFSDAELTLLRRSADALTTVTESLRD